In Romeriopsis navalis LEGE 11480, the following proteins share a genomic window:
- a CDS encoding PQQ-dependent sugar dehydrogenase gives MLFPMRSRHVSYRRRFLSYSVAFVSNVGLLACSAASQMPGPETTTSDITPKLAPPKEQTIATKTFKPQKIAVTLKQLPKPYATKSVAKPSRIIPVPDYPQLKTPPGFSINVFAEGLDGPRWLALTPNGEVLVTETRQNRIRLLADQDQNGVADFNRVFASANNGLNIPFGMAFARGAFFLGNTAEVRRYNYSKNQQQLIGTGEKITDLPGGGYNQHWTRNVIADAKGEKLYVSVGSKSNANEEDLPRASVQVMNLDGSDRQTFASGLRNPVGLAIQPETGDLYTTVNERDGLGDDLVPDYFTRIRQDEFYGWPYTYITPSLLDPRHTQDGRSRRPELAAKTRTPDVLFQSHSAALGVQFYTENRFPEKYRNGAFVAFRGSWNRDQGTGYKIVFIPFNQESKRPLGYYEDFVTGFLNDPAGPTTWGRPVGLLVLPDGSLLFTEEANGRIYRVAYTAPPKREAPPTDGPARPIDSLPDD, from the coding sequence ATGTTATTTCCTATGCGATCGCGTCACGTTTCCTATCGTCGCCGGTTTCTGTCCTACAGTGTGGCGTTCGTCAGCAACGTTGGTTTACTGGCTTGCAGCGCCGCCTCGCAAATGCCGGGGCCAGAGACAACGACCAGCGATATCACCCCGAAACTAGCGCCGCCGAAGGAGCAGACGATCGCCACCAAAACGTTCAAACCGCAAAAAATCGCAGTTACGCTCAAACAGTTACCCAAGCCCTACGCGACCAAAAGCGTTGCCAAACCCTCACGCATCATTCCAGTTCCAGACTACCCCCAACTCAAGACGCCCCCAGGGTTTTCGATCAATGTCTTTGCGGAAGGATTAGATGGCCCGCGATGGTTGGCATTGACTCCAAATGGTGAAGTGCTCGTAACAGAAACCCGCCAAAATCGCATTCGGCTGTTGGCCGACCAAGATCAGAATGGCGTTGCCGATTTTAACCGCGTCTTTGCCTCGGCCAACAACGGCTTGAATATTCCCTTCGGTATGGCCTTTGCCCGGGGCGCTTTTTTCTTAGGCAATACCGCCGAAGTCCGCCGCTACAACTATAGTAAAAATCAGCAACAGCTCATCGGGACAGGCGAAAAGATCACCGATTTACCCGGCGGTGGCTACAACCAACATTGGACCCGCAATGTGATCGCCGATGCTAAGGGTGAAAAACTCTACGTATCAGTCGGTTCAAAGTCTAACGCCAATGAAGAAGATCTACCCCGGGCCTCCGTCCAGGTCATGAATTTGGATGGCAGCGATCGGCAAACTTTTGCATCGGGACTTCGTAACCCCGTCGGTTTAGCGATCCAGCCAGAAACTGGCGATCTCTACACAACGGTCAATGAACGCGATGGCTTAGGCGATGACCTTGTACCCGACTACTTCACCCGGATTCGCCAGGATGAATTCTACGGCTGGCCCTATACCTACATCACGCCATCTTTGCTTGATCCGCGCCATACCCAGGATGGGCGGAGTCGCAGGCCCGAACTCGCGGCCAAAACCCGCACCCCAGACGTACTGTTCCAGTCTCACTCGGCCGCTTTAGGCGTCCAGTTTTATACAGAAAATCGCTTTCCAGAGAAGTATCGGAATGGCGCATTCGTCGCCTTTCGCGGCTCCTGGAACCGTGACCAAGGCACCGGCTACAAAATTGTCTTTATTCCCTTTAATCAAGAGTCGAAGCGGCCATTGGGCTACTACGAAGACTTTGTGACAGGATTTCTCAATGATCCAGCTGGGCCAACCACTTGGGGCCGTCCCGTCGGACTTTTAGTCTTGCCTGATGGCAGCTTACTGTTTACGGAAGAGGCCAATGGGCGGATTTATCGGGTCGCTTATACAGCGCCACCAAAACGTGAGGCCCCACCGACTGACGGCCCCGCACGGCCGATCGATTCATTGCCCGATGACTAG
- a CDS encoding amino acid ABC transporter substrate-binding protein — protein sequence MRQILTVFSLGLVGLLATPAIVTAESVMDKVKRTGTLTAGTSSDAIPFAYRDQSGKLTGYSVAMLELMRERLEQVTGRSVKLDLVALPPNSRISSIRQGKVDVVCDLSSFTWQRDQQVDFSLAYATTGTQLLVKRWQNFSGPAALINKKIGAFPGTTNELAVKRTQPKAKVVAMRTLKGAFQDLRVGKIDAFAWDGVLLEAELNSTDQWREFKIVQGEPLSKEGVSCMVPENNSRFLDNVNYALFRHMQGFVQGEAKYTRIFDRWFGPKSVLPLSRDYRELVLETMRLTVDSREEIQE from the coding sequence ATGCGGCAAATTTTGACAGTTTTCTCGCTTGGTCTAGTTGGACTGTTGGCGACACCCGCGATTGTCACCGCTGAATCGGTGATGGATAAGGTTAAACGCACAGGGACACTAACGGCTGGAACAAGTTCCGATGCCATTCCCTTTGCCTATCGGGATCAGTCGGGCAAACTCACGGGCTATTCGGTGGCGATGCTGGAGTTGATGCGTGAGCGTTTGGAGCAGGTAACTGGCCGATCAGTCAAGCTGGATTTAGTGGCGTTGCCGCCGAATAGTCGGATCTCAAGCATTCGCCAAGGGAAGGTTGATGTTGTCTGTGATTTGAGTAGTTTTACTTGGCAGCGTGATCAGCAGGTCGATTTCTCCCTGGCTTACGCGACGACTGGGACGCAGTTATTAGTGAAACGGTGGCAAAATTTTTCTGGTCCAGCGGCATTAATTAACAAAAAAATTGGCGCATTCCCCGGGACGACGAATGAATTAGCCGTGAAGCGAACGCAGCCGAAAGCTAAGGTTGTCGCGATGCGTACATTGAAGGGGGCGTTCCAGGATTTGCGCGTGGGTAAAATTGATGCGTTTGCTTGGGATGGCGTATTGCTGGAAGCCGAGTTGAATAGTACGGATCAATGGCGCGAGTTCAAGATTGTCCAAGGTGAGCCACTTTCAAAAGAAGGTGTTTCCTGTATGGTGCCGGAGAATAACTCGCGCTTTTTAGATAACGTCAACTACGCGCTATTCCGTCATATGCAAGGGTTTGTGCAGGGTGAGGCCAAGTACACTCGGATCTTCGATCGCTGGTTTGGGCCGAAGAGTGTGTTGCCCTTATCCCGGGACTACCGCGAGCTAGTGTTGGAAACAATGCGACTCACCGTAGATTCCCGCGAGGAAATCCAGGAGTAA
- a CDS encoding MFS transporter, with protein sequence MQKTFGITLFIAFANAISFTILIPILYLYGREFGLTDFQTSLLFAVYAAAQFFATPVIGKLSDRYGRKPLLIVSLIGTVIANALAFSAGLVNIAGLLFFARFLDGITGGNVSVVQAVIADITPVENRAKSFGLFGAVTFGLGFTLGPALSLLTQQYSLGAGFLVSSVIAAIALILTIFGLPETLKQSTQVAPRRLFDLGLGNLISGLKLPRLGLLFIINFLIGTTFTIFTFGFQPYFLELLGQTNQALTALFIVFGLISALVQAKGLAILNKRFSLSMVLFLGLLMRGLTFVLMPLYPNVIYFVCISIAFSVFNSLVQPTIITLISLNAKPEVQGMALGLNASYLNVSNAFGPMIAGLIVDRAYPETYRYPLVLAGMLTLGVLAFAILKRDRYDVARSPRS encoded by the coding sequence GTGCAAAAGACGTTTGGGATTACGCTGTTTATCGCATTTGCGAATGCGATTAGTTTTACGATCCTAATTCCGATTCTCTACCTCTATGGCCGGGAATTTGGGCTGACAGATTTTCAGACCAGTTTATTGTTCGCGGTGTATGCCGCCGCGCAGTTTTTTGCCACGCCCGTGATTGGTAAGCTGTCCGATCGTTATGGCCGGAAGCCGCTTTTGATCGTGAGTTTGATCGGCACTGTAATTGCGAATGCTCTCGCGTTTTCGGCAGGGCTGGTGAATATTGCGGGATTGCTATTTTTTGCTCGATTTCTGGATGGGATTACAGGGGGAAATGTTTCCGTCGTACAGGCGGTGATTGCAGATATTACCCCGGTGGAAAACCGAGCAAAATCTTTTGGCCTGTTTGGGGCCGTGACGTTTGGCTTGGGCTTCACGCTGGGTCCAGCCTTGAGTTTGTTGACGCAGCAATATTCCTTAGGGGCGGGCTTTTTGGTGTCGAGTGTGATTGCGGCGATCGCGCTGATCCTGACGATTTTTGGCCTCCCCGAAACCTTGAAGCAATCGACTCAGGTGGCACCCCGGCGGTTATTTGACTTGGGTTTAGGCAATCTAATTTCGGGTTTGAAGCTGCCGCGCTTGGGGTTGCTATTTATCATTAATTTCCTGATTGGGACAACGTTTACAATTTTCACCTTTGGTTTTCAGCCTTATTTTCTGGAACTACTGGGTCAGACTAATCAAGCTTTGACGGCCTTGTTCATTGTGTTTGGCTTAATTAGTGCGTTAGTTCAAGCCAAGGGCTTGGCGATTCTGAATAAACGGTTTAGTTTGTCGATGGTGCTGTTTCTGGGGTTGTTGATGCGGGGCCTGACGTTTGTGCTGATGCCGCTATATCCCAATGTGATTTATTTTGTCTGTATCTCGATTGCATTTTCTGTATTTAACTCGCTGGTGCAACCGACGATCATCACATTGATCTCCTTGAATGCGAAACCGGAAGTCCAAGGTATGGCGCTGGGACTCAATGCTTCCTATCTCAATGTGTCAAATGCCTTTGGCCCAATGATTGCTGGTTTGATCGTCGATCGTGCCTACCCCGAAACCTATCGCTATCCGCTGGTTTTAGCGGGCATGCTAACCCTCGGTGTTTTGGCTTTTGCGATTCTAAAACGTGATCGGTATGATGTTGCACGATCGCCCCGAAGTTAG
- a CDS encoding aminopeptidase P N-terminal domain-containing protein produces the protein MQAIEYSNRRQKLMSKIGNGTAIFRSASQAVMHNDVEYNFRQDSSFYYLTGFNEDNAVAVFAPHHKEHKFVLFVQKKDPLMETWTGYRTGVNAAKEQYGADIVYDIAEIDEHLPQYVAEADRLYYHFGTNAGFNNKILRLFQRFVGRYDRDGHGPLSLEDPMQVLHPLRLQKSEAELDAMRKAVAIAAEAHQWALDNRKPGMYEYEVQAEMERLFRLRGGMGIAYPSIVASGDNACILHYVENNRQMQDNELLLIDAGCCYDYYNSDITRTFPVGNKFTAEQRILYELVLNAQLAAIEQVKPDNAWNTFHDAAVRTITEGLIELGLLKGDIETIIKEEKYKPFFMHGTGHWLGLDVHDVGGRKTGETWHMFQPGQVITVEPGIYIRPDFVPAEDQPEVPERWRGIGIRIEDDVLVTATGNEVLTAAVPKSIEAMER, from the coding sequence ATGCAAGCTATAGAGTATTCTAACCGTCGCCAAAAGTTGATGTCGAAGATCGGGAATGGCACCGCAATTTTCCGATCGGCATCGCAGGCCGTGATGCACAACGACGTGGAATACAACTTTCGTCAGGACAGTAGTTTCTATTATTTGACCGGATTCAACGAAGACAATGCCGTAGCGGTCTTCGCACCACACCACAAAGAACATAAATTTGTGTTGTTCGTGCAGAAGAAAGATCCGCTCATGGAGACTTGGACGGGATATCGCACCGGCGTTAACGCCGCCAAAGAGCAGTACGGGGCAGATATTGTCTATGACATTGCCGAGATCGATGAGCATCTCCCCCAGTATGTGGCTGAAGCCGATCGGCTCTATTACCACTTCGGCACCAATGCCGGTTTCAACAACAAAATTTTGCGGCTGTTTCAACGATTTGTGGGGCGCTACGATCGTGATGGCCACGGCCCTTTGAGCCTGGAAGATCCGATGCAAGTATTGCATCCCCTGCGACTCCAGAAAAGCGAGGCGGAACTAGATGCCATGCGTAAGGCCGTTGCGATTGCCGCAGAAGCCCACCAATGGGCTTTGGACAATCGCAAACCCGGTATGTACGAATACGAAGTCCAAGCGGAAATGGAGCGACTATTTCGACTGCGGGGCGGTATGGGCATTGCCTATCCATCGATCGTCGCTTCCGGCGACAATGCCTGCATCCTGCACTATGTCGAAAATAATCGGCAGATGCAGGACAACGAACTCCTGCTGATCGATGCTGGCTGCTGCTATGACTATTACAACTCCGACATTACCCGCACGTTTCCAGTGGGTAATAAGTTCACCGCAGAACAGCGGATTTTGTACGAATTGGTGTTAAACGCACAACTGGCGGCGATCGAGCAAGTGAAGCCCGACAATGCTTGGAATACATTCCATGACGCAGCGGTACGCACGATTACTGAAGGCTTGATCGAACTAGGTCTACTCAAAGGCGACATCGAAACCATCATCAAGGAAGAGAAATATAAACCATTTTTCATGCATGGCACTGGTCATTGGCTCGGCTTAGACGTACATGATGTCGGCGGCCGCAAAACGGGCGAAACTTGGCATATGTTCCAGCCTGGACAAGTGATTACGGTGGAGCCAGGAATTTATATTCGTCCCGACTTTGTCCCAGCTGAAGATCAGCCAGAAGTACCAGAACGGTGGCGCGGCATTGGGATTCGGATTGAAGATGATGTACTAGTCACCGCCACAGGCAATGAAGTTCTCACCGCAGCGGTACCCAAATCGATTGAAGCCATGGAGCGCTAA
- a CDS encoding MBL fold metallo-hydrolase: MKRRQLIQYAGAGLASAIGSSLWGTRSLAQSGGVTIRSLGHMSFLFSGNGLSVLSNPFRSLGCTAGLPAPKVKADLVLISSQLLDEGAVDVVPGNPRLLYEPGNYEVSGVGIQGIGMDHDRNGGRRFGKNVAWRWNQGGLNIIHLGGAATPINIEQKILMGSPDVLIIPVGGGPKAYNPEEAKAALQVLNPKIVIPMQYLTGAAKQDQCDLVGVDAFLKLMEGTPVRRPGASLSLLKSSLPKEGSVIQVLG, from the coding sequence ATGAAGCGTCGGCAATTGATTCAGTATGCAGGAGCTGGTTTAGCTAGCGCGATCGGGAGTAGCCTTTGGGGCACTCGTAGTTTGGCCCAATCCGGTGGCGTGACGATTCGCTCGTTAGGTCATATGTCTTTCCTCTTTTCTGGCAATGGCTTAAGTGTCTTAAGCAATCCCTTCCGCAGCTTGGGCTGTACTGCTGGATTACCAGCACCCAAGGTCAAGGCTGACCTCGTGCTGATTTCCAGTCAGTTGCTCGATGAAGGTGCCGTCGATGTCGTTCCCGGCAATCCCCGGTTACTATACGAACCCGGCAACTACGAAGTCAGCGGGGTAGGCATCCAAGGCATCGGCATGGACCACGATCGTAACGGCGGTCGGCGTTTTGGCAAAAATGTCGCATGGCGCTGGAACCAAGGTGGCCTCAACATCATTCATCTCGGGGGGGCAGCGACCCCGATTAATATTGAGCAGAAGATTTTGATGGGTTCGCCGGATGTGCTGATCATCCCAGTGGGCGGTGGCCCCAAGGCTTACAACCCCGAAGAAGCGAAAGCCGCGCTCCAAGTCTTAAATCCGAAGATCGTGATTCCGATGCAGTACCTCACCGGAGCCGCCAAGCAAGATCAGTGCGATTTGGTCGGCGTGGATGCCTTCTTAAAATTGATGGAAGGCACGCCGGTACGTCGTCCCGGTGCTAGCTTGAGTCTTTTGAAGAGCAGCCTGCCGAAAGAAGGCAGCGTGATTCAAGTTTTGGGCTAG
- a CDS encoding anthranilate synthase component II, whose product MLLVIDNYDSFTYNIVQYLGELASEFAVAEDIQVFRNDEISLDQIRALQPSGIVISPGPGTPNDSGVSLSIIEQLGPTIPLLGVCLGHQSIGQIFGGDVVSAPELMHGKVSEVHHNGVGVFAGIENPMVATRYHSLIIDRATCPEVLEITAWVDDKTIMGVRHREHPHIQGVQFHPESVLTNSGKDLLRNFLREIPV is encoded by the coding sequence ATGCTGCTTGTCATCGATAACTACGACAGCTTTACCTACAACATCGTCCAATATCTGGGTGAATTGGCCAGCGAATTTGCCGTGGCCGAAGATATTCAGGTATTTCGCAACGATGAAATTAGCCTTGACCAAATTCGTGCCTTACAGCCCAGTGGGATCGTGATTTCACCGGGTCCTGGCACCCCCAATGATTCTGGCGTTTCACTATCGATTATCGAGCAACTCGGCCCCACAATTCCGCTACTGGGGGTTTGCCTCGGCCACCAGAGTATTGGCCAAATCTTTGGTGGGGATGTCGTTTCCGCACCCGAACTGATGCACGGCAAAGTTTCTGAAGTGCACCACAATGGCGTGGGCGTCTTTGCTGGCATCGAAAATCCCATGGTGGCAACCCGTTATCACAGTCTGATTATCGATCGGGCCACCTGCCCCGAAGTCTTGGAAATTACCGCCTGGGTCGATGACAAAACCATTATGGGGGTCAGGCACCGCGAACATCCCCACATTCAAGGCGTTCAGTTTCACCCCGAAAGCGTTTTGACCAACTCTGGCAAAGATCTGCTGCGGAACTTTTTGCGCGAAATCCCCGTTTAG
- a CDS encoding diacylglycerol kinase family protein gives MSSESTSPEMPTQSSKRDGKVLPFKSSNRDLAWHIAPSVFGSLRYAWMGISYAFQTQRNFRIHTIVGSIAIGLGIWLQLPAVELTVIGITIGLVLAMELLNTAIEAVVDLTVKQNYHELAKIAKDCAAAAVLISAFAALGVAGCLILPKLAIVVLSVLG, from the coding sequence GTGTCTTCTGAATCGACTTCCCCTGAGATGCCTACACAATCCTCTAAGCGCGATGGCAAAGTTCTGCCGTTTAAGTCATCTAATCGTGATTTAGCCTGGCATATCGCACCCAGTGTGTTTGGGAGCCTGCGCTACGCCTGGATGGGCATCAGTTATGCATTTCAGACACAAAGAAATTTCCGGATCCATACAATTGTCGGCAGTATCGCGATCGGACTTGGCATTTGGCTCCAATTGCCCGCCGTCGAACTCACCGTCATCGGCATCACAATTGGCCTGGTCCTCGCCATGGAATTGCTTAACACCGCGATCGAAGCAGTGGTTGACCTGACGGTAAAGCAGAATTATCACGAGCTGGCGAAGATCGCGAAAGACTGTGCCGCTGCGGCTGTATTGATTTCGGCCTTTGCCGCCTTAGGTGTCGCGGGCTGTTTGATTTTGCCAAAGTTGGCCATCGTGGTGCTGTCGGTTCTAGGATAG
- the ybeY gene encoding rRNA maturation RNase YbeY: MQVELSFQNTTETAAETTIWQSWITTWLTQLNPCDPDDGLPLHPQHHYELALRLTDDHEIQALNQQFRAKDQPTDVLSFAALEGESFSLEGDDAPLYLGDIVVSVETAQRQASEQGHDLTTELAWLASHGLLHLLGWDHPDDVQLAAMLAQQRSLLQTAGIIA; encoded by the coding sequence ATGCAAGTCGAACTCAGCTTCCAAAACACGACCGAGACCGCCGCCGAGACCACTATCTGGCAAAGCTGGATCACCACATGGCTAACTCAGCTCAATCCCTGCGACCCGGATGACGGCTTACCCCTACACCCACAACACCATTACGAACTCGCCCTGCGGCTTACCGACGACCACGAAATCCAAGCCCTCAATCAGCAATTCCGAGCGAAAGATCAGCCCACCGACGTTCTATCATTTGCCGCCTTAGAGGGAGAGAGTTTTAGCCTTGAGGGTGACGACGCCCCCCTATACCTAGGCGATATCGTAGTATCAGTGGAAACTGCACAGCGTCAGGCATCGGAGCAAGGTCATGATTTGACCACAGAGTTAGCCTGGCTAGCCTCCCATGGTCTACTACATTTGCTCGGCTGGGATCACCCGGACGATGTCCAATTAGCGGCCATGCTAGCCCAGCAACGATCGCTGCTCCAAACCGCCGGGATTATCGCTTGA
- a CDS encoding DUF3285 domain-containing protein: MTTQPADTPAKTTTTEEAPPSYVKLAMRNMVRKGGKSLFHFALSSIGLLGLFVGLAYLTR, translated from the coding sequence ATGACGACTCAGCCAGCCGATACGCCTGCGAAAACCACAACGACAGAGGAAGCGCCACCCAGCTATGTAAAGTTGGCGATGCGGAATATGGTGCGTAAGGGGGGCAAGTCGCTATTTCACTTTGCGTTGAGCTCGATCGGGCTTTTAGGTTTGTTTGTGGGCTTGGCTTATTTGACCCGGTAG